The genomic interval ACTTTGGcttgacataaaaaataattattataaagttttattattgattgatcgactttatattgatattgacagcttagaataaaaactaaacaagtttatttaaaatgttttatccATTAATTTGATTCAATTTCTTTTAGTGAAACATACTCACGATGtaccaatttaattcaattcaTACCAAATAAAGGCAcacaaattatttattgtgaACAAGGAACAGGGACAAGCTTTcccaaacaacaagaaataaaaggctCAACAAGAAGCCAGACAAATCGTCACACAAACACTGAAATAAAACTGCCTTCAAACTTATTGTAGGATCCATATATAGTGATGTTTAAGCAACACCAAGATGTATATATGATGCAATAAGGCGAGTTAAGTACAAACAGTAGGGTGTGCCAAGAGATAAGCCTCAGTGGCTTTGATAGCTTTGGTGATCGCCTccttttcctttgcttgctCGTCACCAGGCTTGACTCCAGGGAGGATTTTGACTGTTACGGTTATTTTGACAATGCTTCCTCCACTGCTAGTTGGTGTAAATTTTGAATGTGTGGAATAACACTCTAATTTAGTTCCCACATCTCCACCTTCAATGGTGGTATTTTTGACCTCAAAATTGTTATGGTCAATTGAATCAAGACGCTCCTTAGCAAATGCAAAAGGCAACGCTGCATGCATTAATatattagaataataataataataataataataataataataataataatctcatATCACATAATTAAACAAGTTTTGGTGATCTATAAAGTTTATTatatgcataatatatatatatatatacctggaGTGAAGTTGATTTGCCTGATACTTCCGGCACTGCCATCACcatggataaaatcaatgctctTAATATGCTCTGGAACGATCTTTGCGCCAAGATTGTGCCACTCAAGGACAGCGGCCTTGAACATACGGCTGGCAGGGATAGAAGTCTCGACCTCAAAGGTTGAACtcattttgatttcttctcgttGGCTCAAACACTTTAGCTAAGAATTAAATGAGTCTAGTTCACTAGTTTGTGTTGAAGCTCTTGAGGAGATGGTGGGTATATATagaagatgatgagattgaggTTTGTATAGGTgcatcaaaaattcaaaaaagaacAGCATTCTCTCAATATCAATAGACTGGAAATTTTAATGTTTCTAGAAATGATGATGATAGAGATAAAAGGTTGGTGTATAACGCAGGCTACAATATTTCCGAGGAATGGGCATTCTGTCTTGATATTTGTAGAAGGTTGCTGCtattaaatttatcaaaacatcaaaaagaaggagaagaggtgAAAGAAAATTCAGAATATTCATCATCAGGATGAAAGGAAGCTGAAAAAAACCAATTTGATACAATGAATTGTTTCATTATAAAATCACATGTTTTACATGTGATTAGTTTGTTAAATATGTTAGGCTGAGCTGGACAAGTTGTCCCAGTCAGCAATGTCCTAAGACACGTCATCAAGTTAATTTTTCAGGTCTTTGTAACAGAGAGTGTATGAATACCCTTCTTTGTAATCTTGATCCCTAATTTTGAATGAAAGCTCTCGATCTTCTCTTCTCCTCAttcttctctcatttttctcTGCTTTTCATGGATGTTTGATGGTAGATCTACAGGAGCTAGGCATCCATTGAGGCTTGGAATTCTACAGGAGATTCAGGCAAGAGCTTGGAGTTCAATCTGTTGTTCTGAAGAATGAAACAGTGAGTATAATCTTGAGTTTTGAATCCAGAtcaacatggtatcagagcgatccttcttttcctttgagtTTTGCTACTGGATTCCTTAAGATCTAGTGTTTTCATAGCCTTCGATAGTAGTTCTTGAAGTTTTCCTTGAAGTTTGGCTTTTGATTCATGGCCGGATCTTCATTTAGTGCTGGAAGAGCACCAAACAATGTCTCAGATGCACTATCTCTGCATCCTTCTGATCATCCTGGCTTGTTATTGGTTTCAAAGGTCTTTAATGGTAATGGGTATGGTTCTTGGAAGAGAGCCATGGAGTTGGCTCTGACTGCCAAGAAGAAACTTGGTTTTGTTACAGGTTCTTGTAAGAAGCCTAGTTCTGATTCAGAGGATTTGGAGAATTGGGAAGTGTGCAATAGTATGGTGATATCTTGGATTCTTAATGGATTGTCACAAGACATTTCTGAAAGTGTGGTGTATATGAAAGTAGCTAGTGATGTATGGCAAGAGTTGGAGGAAAGGTTTGGGCAAGCAAATGGACCTCAATTTTTTCAGATCCAACAAGAGTTGAGCCAAATCCGTCAAGGTTCAAGCTCTATTACTGCTTACTATACCAGAATTAAAAAACTATGGGATGAGATCCAGTCCCTCAGTAATTTGCCTCCTTGTACTTGTGGTTTGAATCAAGAGCATCAGAAATTAGAGGAGAAGCAAAGGCTAATGCAGTTGTTGATGGGTCTGAATGAGAGTTATCTTGCTATAAGAGGTCATATTCTCTTAATGAAGCCATTGCCTACAGTCCGAGAAGTCTATGCTTTGCTGATTCAAGAGGAAAGACAAAGGGAGATTAATTCTAGTACACAGTTTACTGAAGCAGTTTCACTGAATGCTAGCTCATCCAAGAATTCAAGTAATTCAAGTAATTTTTCAAACAGAAATAGCATTACATTGACAAGGAATAAACCAGAGTACAAGAGATCAGTTTGTGATTACTGCAAGAGAGTTGGCCATACAAAGGACAAGTGTTTCAAACTTCATGGTTTTCcaacaaattacaaaaacaataaggaGAAGAGAATTGCTGCTCCTGTGCAAGGAAATAATATAGATTTCCTCACTACTACTCAAAATGCTCACATTCCAGAATTAACAACTGCTCAACTCAATAAATTGATGGATCTTCTAAATGACACTTCCAAATCTGGAATTCAGCAATCTGGTGATGAGTTTACTAATGTTTCAGCAAATGCAAATCTGGTTTCTTCCTCTACTACAATGGCAGGTATTAAAACTGAACTTTTATCTAATACATGCAGCTCTTATGTTTTCAATAGTAGTAGTGAACATTTGATTCTTAGAAAAACCTGGATCATAGACACTGGAGCATCAGATCATATGTGTCATGATGCTGCCAGTTTTGAATCTCTTATCCAACTTCCTAAACCTTATCAAATTACTCTACCAACAGGTCATGAAATTTCTGTTACACATTTTGGTTCAGTCTTTTTTTAGCAGATAAATTCTTGATTTCTCATGTTCTTTTTGTTCCCAATTTCCAATACAACCTTTTGTCGATCACCAAATTGATTGAACAATTCAATTGCAAAATCATCTTTTCACCTGAATTCTGCATTTTACAGGCCCCTTCAATGAAGAGGCCACTGGTTCTTGGTAAAGCTTGCAAAGGGCTATATCTTCTTCATGTCCAAAACAAAGGAGCCATTTCAGCAGAAAATCCATCTTCTACTAGTTCTCAGAACTGTTCTTTGTCTTCTTGTTCTTTAATTCCAAACACTTTTAATTCCTCTCACAAATGTACTGAGTTTGAATTGTGGCATAATAGGTTGGGTCATCTACcatttcacaaaataaaactccTCTCTTTACTGAATTCTGGGCATGATATTAATTCTGTGTCTGTTTGTAATATTTGTCCACAAGCTAAGCAACATAAACTGCCTTTTTTTCCCAATAATAGCATACACTCCACCTCAATTTTTGAGTTAGTTCATGTTGACACATGGGGGCCTTATAAAACAGAAACATACGATGGTTATACATATTTTCTCACCATAGTAGAAGACTTTAGTAGATCGACATGGACTTTTCTGCTAAAAAACAAAAGGGAAGCTTCAaatcacttaaaaaattttgttcagTTGATAGAAACACAATTCAACATTaggataaaacaaataagaacaGATAATGCTTTTGAATTAGGAAATTCTATAGacttgaagaatttttttgcTGAAAAAGGTATCATACATCAAACAACTTGTAGTtacacaccacaacaaaatggagtagtagaaagaaaacataaacatcTATTAGAGACCTCACGGGCTTTACTTTTTCAATCTAATGTCCCGATTAAATTTTGGGGAGATTGTGTGCTTACAGCAACACATCTAATCAATAGATTTCCTTCTAGGgttctcaaaaataaaacaccttttgaaattttatttggatCTACACCAAATTACAAGCATCTCAAAGTCTTTGGCTGCTTATGCTATGCAATTAATAATGACAGGACAAAAGATAAATTTCTGCCCAGAGCCCAAGCTTGTATTTTCCTCGGTTATCCTTTTGGTAAAAAGGGATATAAAGTTCTGATTCTTGATACTCAACAGATAGTTGTTTCTAGGAATGTAATATTCCATGAAACAATTTTTCCTTTCCAAAATGTTCAGTCTTGTACCACTTTTGCATCTAATTTCCATCTTCCTGTCCCAGTTCAAGATAATCTTTTCAATTCCAACATACAAAATACAGACCTTATTCTAGTTGCTCAGCCTACAATTGACCATTCCACGTCTCCTAGTCTCAATAATCCTGTTTTGAATACTCCAGAGATTTCCACCACTCCTATTTTGAATAATCCTGCTGTCAATTCATTGGATCATGATCAACCTGTAAGAAGATCAACCAGGACACATAATGCTCCTATCTACTTAAGTGATTACATATGTAATCATGCCAAAGCCAATATCACACAGAATTCTTCTTCTTGCTTAGTCAATTGTGATCATACCATCAccaatttttgttcttttccaAAACATTTTTGCTCTACTTCTTTTCTGAACCATAACAGAAAAATGTTCACTTTACTATCTATCACAAATGAGCCACAAACTTTTGAAGAGGCAGTTACTATACCTGAATGGAAGCAAGCAATGTTGAAAGAATTTGATGCTCTCAATGCCAATCATACTTGGGATTTGGTTCCTTTACCTAAAGGAAAAAGACCTATAAGTTgcaagtggatatttaaggTTAAATACAAGGCAGATGGCAGTGTGGAAAGGCACAAGGCTAGATTGGTGGTGAGGGGTTTTACCCAGAAATATGGCATAGACTATACAGAAACCTTCTCACCAGTAGTTAAAATGACTACAGTGAGAAGTTTGATTGTTGTTGCAGTTAAGAAACAATGGAAACTGAGTCAACTTGATGTTAATAATGCttttcttcatggagatctgCATGAAGAAGTTTATATGAGGAGGCCACCAGGACTTGAAACTGAATCTCAGAACTTAGTATGCAAGCTAAAGAAATCCCTTTATGGTTTAAAACAAGCATCCAGACAATGGTACTCAAAGCTTTCAGATTCATTAAAGTCAAGAGGCTATCAGAATTCTAGGAATgattattcattgttttttaaaaaaatggatggcAAAATGATCTTCCTTGCagtttatgttgatgacattttAATAACTGGTGATGATGAGGAAGAGATGAAATGTTTAAAACAATTTCTTGATcaacaatttaaaatcaaaGACCTTGGTTTACTCCATTATTTTTTGGGCATTGAAGCATTGTACAAACAGGAAGATATCATACTGACACAAAGAAAATTCACCTTGGACTTATTAAAGGAGTTCAACTGCACTTCTCTCACATCAGTCTCAAGTCCTTTGATATCAGGACTCAAATTACATCCCAACATGGGTGATCCATTACCTGATCCTACAGTTTACAGAAGACTAGTAGGAAAATTGAATTACTTGACCAATACGAGGCCAGATTTAGCCTTTTCTGTTCAACACTTAAGTCAATTTATGTCATCACCGTGTTCGGCACATATGGAAGCTGGAATACATGTTTTAAGATATCTGAAATCTAATCCAGACCAAGGCTTATTAATGAATTCTGGTTCTTCTTTTCAGCTTCAAGCATTCTGTGATTCTGATTGGGCCTCTTGCCCTCAAACAAGGCATTCAGTAAGTGGTTTCTTCATTATGCTAGGAAATTCTCCATTATCATGGAAATCAAAAAAACAAGCCACAGTAGCCCTTTCCTCAGCTGAAGCAGAGTACAGATCAATGAGACGTGTCTGTGCAGAATTATCTTGGCTAACAAGGCTGCTTTCTGAACTCACTGTCTTTTCTCTGGATCCTATAC from Dioscorea cayenensis subsp. rotundata cultivar TDr96_F1 chromosome 7, TDr96_F1_v2_PseudoChromosome.rev07_lg8_w22 25.fasta, whole genome shotgun sequence carries:
- the LOC120264640 gene encoding uncharacterized protein LOC120264640 isoform X1, translated to MAGSSFSAGRAPNNVSDALSLHPSDHPGLLLVSKVFNGNGYGSWKRAMELALTAKKKLGFVTGSCKKPSSDSEDLENWEVCNSMVISWILNGLSQDISESVVYMKVASDVWQELEERFGQANGPQFFQIQQELSQIRQGSSSITAYYTRIKKLWDEIQSLSNLPPCTCGLNQEHQKLEEKQRLMQLLMGLNESYLAIRGHILLMKPLPTVREVYALLIQEERQREINSSTQFTEAVSLNASSSKNSSNSSNFSNRNSITLTRNKPEYKRSVCDYCKRVGHTKDKCFKLHGFPTNYKNNKEKRIAAPVQGNNIDFLTTTQNAHIPELTTAQLNKLMDLLNDTSKSGIQQSGDEFTNVSANANLVSSSTTMAGPFNEEATGSW
- the LOC120265818 gene encoding pathogenesis-related protein 1-like gives rise to the protein MSSTFEVETSIPASRMFKAAVLEWHNLGAKIVPEHIKSIDFIHGDGSAGSIRQINFTPALPFAFAKERLDSIDHNNFEVKNTTIEGGDVGTKLECYSTHSKFTPTSSGGSIVKITVTVKILPGVKPGDEQAKEKEAITKAIKATEAYLLAHPTVCT
- the LOC120264640 gene encoding uncharacterized protein LOC120264640 isoform X2; translation: MAGSSFSAGRAPNNVSDALSLHPSDHPGLLLVSKVFNGNGYGSWKRAMELALTAKKKLGFVTGSCKKPSSDSEDLENWEVCNSMVISWILNGLSQDISESVVYMKVASDVWQELEERFGQANGPQFFQIQQELSQIRQGSSSITAYYTRIKKLWDEIQSLSNLPPCTCGLNQEHQKLEEKQRLMQLLMGLNESYLAIRGHILLMKPLPTVREVYALLIQEERQREINSSTQFTEAVSLNASSSKNSSNSSNFSNRNSITLTRNKPEYKRSVCDYCKRVGHTKDKCFKLHGFPTNYKNNKEKRIAAPVQGNNIDFLTTTQNAHIPELTTAQLNKLMDLLNDTSKSGIQQSGDEFTNVSANANLVSSSTTMAASSIL